Proteins from one Terriglobus tenax genomic window:
- a CDS encoding GGDEF domain-containing protein, with the protein MIVVSQNAVSRPKMWRYTWIGAVLYVLLHFLVIHFSASGYPSNFLVIALALLKVGFCLWIAKQTPFPTKSRWLLVATGGFLNNIGLQIYVWRSLLFDNHAVLSSTASFLVALASISILLAITLNFNKEEAVAVRLLDAVLCLTLGYLFFVMLFSPAGVGTNVLSTNLLIDVQDGFFLTCLAIRFFASDTVDDRRFSYVFFFYFAASTPLLAVRNRWNALGPSTLWDLALGVLPVLFMLLAFNPPPAWVRNLRPPERLVHMARGGSPVFMSLALALLAIAISRSHFYLGSTCILLGLVTYGLRNAIIHGKLLETESRLLTAQNELEIQASRDGLTGIPNRRLFDETMRREWRTLVQRGGTLTVLMIDIDLFKDLNDVYGHQTGDACLTTVARTIQGMLTRTGDFVGRYGGEEFAVILPGTSFEGTQIVAERLRSGVMELAIAHAKSPHGYVTVSIGAAIGDASSVPDLSFLIRAADEALYRAKRAGRHRVETTDLTALDSLLLRRDAEPES; encoded by the coding sequence ATGATTGTTGTGAGCCAGAACGCGGTATCAAGGCCGAAGATGTGGCGATACACCTGGATCGGTGCCGTCCTTTATGTGCTTCTCCATTTTCTGGTGATCCATTTCAGTGCCAGCGGTTACCCGAGCAATTTTCTGGTGATCGCGCTCGCCTTGCTGAAGGTTGGCTTCTGCTTATGGATCGCGAAACAGACTCCTTTTCCCACGAAATCCCGATGGCTGCTTGTCGCCACCGGAGGATTTCTGAACAATATCGGACTCCAGATCTATGTGTGGCGCAGCCTTCTATTTGATAACCACGCGGTTCTCTCCTCTACTGCTTCCTTCCTTGTTGCTCTCGCTTCGATATCTATTCTTCTTGCCATCACTTTGAATTTCAACAAAGAAGAGGCGGTAGCTGTCCGGCTGCTTGACGCGGTGCTGTGTCTCACTCTGGGCTATCTGTTTTTCGTGATGTTATTTTCGCCCGCTGGAGTTGGGACAAATGTCCTGTCCACGAACCTGCTGATCGATGTTCAAGATGGTTTCTTTTTGACGTGCTTGGCGATACGATTCTTCGCTTCTGATACGGTGGACGATCGCCGTTTCTCGTACGTCTTCTTCTTCTATTTCGCGGCATCAACTCCATTACTTGCGGTACGCAATCGATGGAATGCGCTTGGGCCGTCTACTCTATGGGATCTGGCACTGGGCGTGCTGCCTGTCCTGTTCATGCTCCTCGCATTCAATCCGCCACCGGCGTGGGTGCGTAATCTCCGTCCGCCGGAGCGTCTTGTACATATGGCGCGCGGCGGCAGTCCGGTTTTCATGAGCCTTGCCCTGGCGCTGCTTGCAATCGCTATCTCTCGTTCGCATTTTTATCTGGGAAGCACATGTATCCTTTTGGGACTTGTCACCTACGGCCTGCGCAACGCCATCATTCATGGCAAGCTACTGGAGACGGAAAGCCGCCTCCTCACGGCCCAAAATGAGCTGGAAATACAGGCTTCAAGGGACGGCCTTACGGGCATCCCGAATCGACGCTTATTCGATGAAACGATGAGGAGAGAATGGCGCACCCTTGTTCAAAGAGGTGGCACTTTGACCGTCCTCATGATCGATATCGACCTTTTCAAGGACCTCAACGATGTATACGGGCATCAGACTGGCGATGCCTGCCTGACTACAGTCGCCAGGACAATTCAGGGTATGCTGACTCGTACCGGAGATTTCGTCGGCCGCTATGGCGGGGAAGAGTTTGCAGTGATCCTGCCTGGAACGTCCTTCGAAGGGACGCAAATAGTGGCGGAGCGATTACGATCGGGTGTGATGGAACTTGCCATTGCTCACGCGAAAAGTCCGCATGGCTATGTCACGGTCAGCATCGGTGCAGCAATCGGCGATGCTTCCAGCGTTCCCGACCTGAGCTTCCTGATCAGGGCGGCGGACGAAGCACTTTATCGAGCAAAGAGGGCGGGACGCCATAGGGTCGAGACTACAGACCTGACAGCCCTCGACAGCCTTCTCCTGAGAAGAGATGCAGAACCCGAATCCTAA
- a CDS encoding beta-N-acetylhexosaminidase produces the protein MAASLLLGTTGFAQTPFINTLMPQPVALQPATGDLAITPQLKITLKGANDPLLRQAAQRMVTKLEQHTALPLTTALVDDSHASIQIDVVDHSQQRPMDGVDESYTLNIQNGTATLHAQTDFGAMHGMETLLQLIQGEGSSYVIPAVHIEDSPRFPWRGLLLDPGRHFLPIDNVLRTLDAMAAVKMNVLHWHLTEDQGFRIESKRFPKLHELGSGGQYYTQDQVRAIVRYATDRGIRVVPEFDIPGHSSTWMIGYPELASAPGPYRVEEDNRIYDAAMDPTRESTYRFLDSFLEEMTSLFPDEYIHIGGDESNGKHWRSNPEIERFMQQHNMKSTNELQTYFNSRVQKLLTRHHRRMVGWDEILQPDLSSEVVVQNWHGIEFLIDGARRGHKGILSKPFYLDHHYSAEEMYAVDPVPSGNGLTPAQKKLILGGEACMWGEQVDFRTVDSRIWPRTAAVAERLWSPASVHDTQDMYRRLAVISLRLDDLGVTHLSNPTRGMRQISGGDTDALQIFASVVQPVDFHERYKEQHTSATTPMTNIIDFTVFDPLSRNHFRELVAAYLQSSAREDIARHTKDRAELENTFHHWLSAAQQLSMQSQANPKLANIAQRRLQWMQLASLGLQAMALIEAKQPADPAWFNAQQSLLKASADPTELVDFVALGPLNELLKATSQPATGL, from the coding sequence TTGGCTGCCAGTCTCTTGCTGGGCACAACCGGATTTGCACAGACTCCGTTCATCAATACGCTGATGCCGCAACCGGTCGCGCTGCAACCAGCCACCGGAGACCTGGCCATCACGCCGCAACTGAAGATCACCCTCAAGGGGGCGAACGATCCCCTGCTTCGGCAGGCGGCACAGCGCATGGTAACCAAGCTGGAGCAGCACACGGCGCTCCCACTTACCACGGCACTGGTCGATGACAGCCATGCCTCCATCCAGATTGACGTCGTCGACCATTCACAGCAGCGCCCCATGGATGGTGTGGACGAGAGCTATACCCTCAACATTCAAAACGGCACCGCAACTCTGCACGCCCAGACAGACTTCGGCGCCATGCACGGGATGGAGACACTGCTTCAACTGATCCAGGGAGAAGGAAGCAGCTACGTAATCCCAGCTGTTCATATCGAAGACTCCCCGCGTTTCCCATGGCGCGGGCTGCTACTCGACCCCGGCCGTCACTTTCTTCCCATAGACAACGTTCTGCGAACGCTGGACGCAATGGCCGCCGTGAAAATGAATGTCCTTCATTGGCACCTGACGGAAGACCAGGGTTTCCGCATTGAGAGTAAGCGCTTCCCCAAACTGCACGAGCTTGGTTCCGGAGGCCAGTACTACACGCAGGATCAGGTCCGCGCAATCGTCCGCTACGCTACAGATCGCGGTATCCGCGTAGTGCCTGAGTTCGACATACCAGGACATTCTTCAACCTGGATGATTGGTTATCCGGAGCTTGCCAGCGCTCCCGGTCCATACCGCGTGGAAGAGGACAATCGCATCTATGACGCAGCCATGGACCCGACGCGCGAAAGCACCTACCGCTTTCTGGATAGCTTTCTTGAAGAGATGACTTCGCTTTTCCCCGATGAGTACATCCACATTGGCGGCGACGAAAGTAACGGCAAGCACTGGAGAAGCAATCCGGAAATTGAGCGCTTCATGCAACAACACAACATGAAGAGCACCAATGAGCTACAAACCTACTTCAACTCCCGTGTGCAGAAGCTGCTCACCCGGCATCATCGCCGCATGGTCGGCTGGGACGAAATTCTGCAACCCGACCTTTCCTCCGAGGTCGTCGTCCAGAACTGGCATGGCATTGAGTTTCTGATCGACGGTGCTCGCCGCGGCCACAAAGGCATCCTCTCGAAGCCCTTCTACCTGGACCACCATTACTCCGCTGAAGAAATGTATGCCGTCGATCCGGTTCCATCCGGCAACGGCCTGACACCGGCGCAGAAGAAGCTGATTCTTGGCGGCGAGGCCTGCATGTGGGGTGAGCAGGTAGATTTCCGAACAGTGGACTCCCGTATCTGGCCACGTACCGCTGCTGTTGCGGAACGGCTATGGTCCCCTGCTTCGGTCCACGATACGCAGGATATGTACCGCCGCCTCGCGGTCATCTCCCTTCGCCTGGATGATCTTGGGGTCACACATCTCTCCAATCCCACTCGCGGCATGCGTCAGATCAGCGGCGGCGATACCGACGCGCTGCAGATTTTTGCCTCGGTCGTTCAGCCGGTCGACTTCCACGAACGCTACAAAGAGCAGCACACCTCTGCCACAACTCCGATGACTAACATCATCGACTTCACGGTCTTCGATCCTCTTTCGCGAAATCACTTTCGCGAACTGGTAGCCGCCTACCTGCAAAGCTCCGCAAGAGAAGACATTGCACGCCACACAAAGGACCGAGCCGAGCTGGAAAACACCTTTCATCACTGGCTCTCGGCCGCGCAGCAACTCAGTATGCAGTCACAGGCAAATCCAAAGCTGGCAAATATCGCGCAACGACGCCTTCAATGGATGCAGCTTGCTTCGCTTGGCCTGCAGGCAATGGCATTGATTGAAGCAAAGCAGCCCGCCGACCCGGCATGGTTCAACGCACAGCAAAGCCTGCTCAAAGCTTCCGCCGACCCCACAGAACTCGTCGACTTTGTGGCGCTGGGCCCCCTCAACGAACTGCTCAAAGCAACCTCACAACCTGCTACCGGCTTATAG